The sequence ctttaattcagtTTTTGGAACTTTAGGCACAGTTTTTGGAACAGTTTTTGGTAATTTACACATAGCATTAGATCAGATTAAAAGTGACTGTGTCTTTGCACATATTGTACCGCTGGAACCATATGGACAGCTTGCATGAAACTTTCACACAGGATTTTATTTGTTTCAAAATAATCTGTTAATTGTTAAAAACTCTTAGAAACCTCAGTTTTTCTAAttgacagtttggactcttcagtccatcagagagaagcttcactcctgaatcctgcaggtcattgttactcaggtccagctctctcagtaCGGAGTTTGATGACTGTAGAGCTGAGGCCACAATCTCACAAGATTTATCAGTGAGATTACAGTCAGCAAGACTATAAGAGAGCAAAACATAATTCAAATGTTATCTACAGATTACTGCACAGGGTAACTCAAATGTAAGTAAAATAACCTTTtccttaaaggtgaagtatgtagTTTCTGTAACACTAGTGACACCTAGTGTCATTGCAAAAATAAACCCCCAACTCAAACATCACAAACAGCTCTCATGGGTGCTTGAGAAGCCATATCTCAACAGGTAAAAGTGGGTTACTTTCAACAAAAGGTCCAACATATTAGAAATACATTTAGCTGTGTTACTATGTGTCATAAGCAAGCAATTGATTAGGCAACACACTGTCTTGAGAGAATGCAAATGTCTCGCTTGCAATAAACCCATTCTGCATCAGGTGCATTTTTGACATGACATGCCACTACTGATTGAAGATGAgtaaacattataaactgttacATTTGTCTTTCTGAACAAATGTatgatgatgttttattgaagtaTCCATTGTATTGCGTTGCATCGCAAAGCCTCGTTCACTGTTCATGACCTTTTTTTACCTTTGAAGGTCTAAACGCAGCAAATTTAGGTTTGCACTTATGTAAACTAAGCTGGATGTCTTTTCTCTGGCAAAATACCCTCTGAATCTGcatgctacagtagccacaccccaaactcacACTATTGGTTGAGCTGGAAAGAGATTGACGGATCTATGTAGACCACTCTCAGTGTTTACACTTTTGGAGGAGACAAACTCATGAATGGCATACTAATAGTAGTCAGTGAACAGTAAACTGGGTTAAGAGAATGtattataacataaaaaatcttaaatacttcacctttaagccTGTAACTCACAAGtccactcaaaaaaaaaaaaaaccttgctaACATTCAAGGCTGTTATGCTTATTGACTGTTTAGTCTAGCTTTGTTCAGATTAATAAGGAAATATCTGCAAAGTTGTAAAAACGTCAATTTAtgcaaattataaaaaaaatcaatcagcAGAAGCAGCATCCATTAGCTTAAGTAACATAAGAATTTAACACTCACATAGCTTTTCGGCAGTTCTTCACAGCTGGTAAGAGTTTTCTTCGACCTTCTTCTGTTGTATTAAATTTCTTGGGATTAAGTTCCTCCAGCACCTCCTCTGACATCTGCAACATGTAGGCAATTGTTGAGCAAAGTGCAGAAGAGAGTTTCTTCTCTGAGCATTTGTCTGATTTCAGAAACTCCTGGATCTCTCTATACAGAGTATGATCTTTCATTTCAAAGAGACAAAGAAAAAGATTGATGGATCTATCAGCCGAAAGATTATGTCCATGCTTAATTTTGTCTTTAATACAAGCAGTTGTTTTCTCAATGCTCCTTGAACAGCTGTGAGTGTTGGTCAGTAGATCCTTTAAGAGTTTCTGATTGGACTCCAGCGAGATGCCCAGCAGGAACCGGAGGAAAAGATCCAGGTGTCCATTCTCGCTTTCTAAGGCTTTATCTACAGCTCCTCTGAGCAAATTATGCAGGGAATTAAAAAACCTTAGTGCCTCCACAGTGTTAATTACATAACAGTAAAACACATAAACAGCTGCCAGAAACTCCTGAAAGCTGAGATGCATGAAGCAGTAGACTTTCCTCTGATGAATCACAGATTCCTCTTTAAATATCTCGGTACAAATCCCAGAATACACAGAGGCATCAATGACATCTATGCCACACTCTCTCAGATCCTCTTCATAGAACATGATGTTGCCCTTCTTCAGTTGTTTGAAAGCAAGTTCAGCAAGTTTCAAAATCACTTCTCTGTTGAACTGCAGGAGTTTACCTGGATCTCTCTCATCATACTTCTGATTCCTGATGTTTATCTGAATGAGCAGAAAGTGGATGTACATTTCAGTCAGAGTTTGAGGGATAACTGCACTGTCATCCTGTTTCAGCATATTTTGAAGCACAGTGGATGAGACCCAACAGAAGACGGGTATGTGGCACATTATGTGGAGGCTTTTTGACCTTCTGATGTGTGAGATGATTCTGCTAGCTTGATGCTGATCGCTGATCCTTTTCTTGAAATATTCCTCCTTCTGAGGGTCATTGAATCCCTGAATTTCCGTCACCCGGTTAATGCATTCTGAagggatctgattggctgctgctggtctggaagtgacccagatgagagcagaaggAAGCAGCTCTCCTCTGATGAGGTTTGACATCAACACACCCACGGATGAAAACTCATTCACATCACAAACTTTCTGTTTGTCTGAAAACATCAGTGTAATTCTGctttcatccagaccatcaaatataaacacaactttacatTCATCATAAATATTTGAGTCTAGATCATGAAGTTCAGGAAGAAAGTCAAGCAAAAGTTTGTGAATACTGTACTGATAATCTTTAATCAAGTTCAGCTCTCGAAATGGAAGCACAAACATGAAGTCTACATCCTGATTCGCTCTTCCCTCTGCCCAGTCCAGAATaaacttctgcacagagactgtttttccaatTCCAGCAATGCCTTTAGTAAGAACAGTCTTTATTTTGTCACTCCCCTCTCTTCTCTTCCCCTCACATCCTAGTTCAGTTAAGGAtttaaagatgtcattgcagtGGATTTGAGAATGTTGTGTCCTGGGtgttttctccatctgtaaCACTTCATGTTCTTTATTTACCCCTTCACTTTCTCCCTCTATGATATAGAGCTGTGTGTAGATCCTGTTCAGGAGGGTTTGATTCTCCTGTAGTttgtttccctcaaataagTTCTCATACTTGTTCCTCATGCTGGTTTTGTGTCTCTCTTTGACTCTCTGCAGGACATCATCCACCAGAGAATCCTGCTGCAGGTTTTTAGACTCCTTTAGCAGGATTGCTTGTGTGTAACAGAGAGCAGAACCAGCAGAATTGGATCCTCCTGAAACTTTATCTGTTTGTAGAACGGGCCGTGTTCTAGATCTCTTCCTGCACTGAGGACAGTCAAAGTCTGATGGACTGGATTTAGTCCAGTAGCAGCTGATACACTGTTTGCAGAAAGTATGTCTACAGGTAATAGAGACTGGGTCTCTCAGAACCTGCTCACACACTCCACATTTGGAACGAACCTGGAGCAAACCCCTGCAGAGAGACTTTAGATGTGTTATATGGTAACATCATTAGCAATGCATGCACTTAAAAGTTTTTAGTGCTCTAAAATTAGCTAATCGTAAGATAAATcttgctttattattattatttgtgaaTTTCTTAAATAatcaaactttaacaacatgagGGCAGATCCCTTAAGCGCAGATGATGATGCTGTGAAGTGACGCTTGAGTGATCAAGAACATTCCAATATACAAATAACATTTCCCTTGATTCCTTCATCCTCGTTTTCTTTCCTTGCATCCTCCCAGGTGGAGCAGAGACGCAAGGAAAGGAAacaaggatgcacaaataagaattgagaagcacccctaCTTGCTGCAGAGATGCAAGTAGGAGAGCTGGCCATGTCGAAACTGGTTACTCCAGATTGCTGAATATATTCTAGGTCACATAAAAACACGGGCAGTAAGAAAACTGAAGGGTCATGTTTTTTTGGTTTCAGATCCTCCAAGTTCCTGAGAAAATTAGAGGTGAGCGGGTGGAGCACACCCTACTAGAAACATTAGCTAGATCAGCTCAAGATGGACAACCATGACTAATGGAGATGAATGAGAGTGAGTGGTGACAAAAACAGCTAATCATATTTGCTTTTCATTAATACACAGCCACATGCTAAAGATGTTGCTTTGTGAATCTGCTTACAGATAGACCatagaaagaaaataattaagGAAGCAGCATGCCTATGTTTATCCATctgtactgtatttatgatttaatCTTGTTTCTCActtggggtcagaggtcactgctTCACCACTGAATTCAGGTGGCATGCCCATAGATACATcactcttcagagacacacagctgggttcTGGAGTTCCTGCTCTTTTGGCCTGAACAGAAACTCCTTCCTCTTTCTTCTCATAGAAACTCATTTTAGAGGCACTGCTGCTCTTCAGAAGTGGCTGGCATTAGGTCTGCAAATACATATACACCTTAAAATGGGGCATAAAGTCAAGGTTATACAACTGTCCTAAATGCTTATATCATAACAAAGGAAAAACATCACTTTGGTATACAGTATACAGAACATAGAGCCAGCCTAACTTAGGCAATAGACCTCCATTTAGCTTAACAAGCAAGTCTAGCGTTGATGTAAAATTGCGTTGTGCAGGGTCGGAAATGCCaccaaatttaataaaaatgcaggCAAATTTCAAGATATGAATTGTCCCGGTGCAagattttatcttttattttcatataatataGGGTGCTTCACACCTGCCTCTTTTAGTTTGGTTGAATCGCACTACAGTTCATTCTCCCCCTTGGTGCAGTTCATTTGGCCAGGTATcagcaatcgcactcgggtacgcaccaaaagcggaccaaacaagcgtaTCGAGACCTCCTTGAAGAGGTAGtctctgtatgtttttaaacgaactctggagcggttcgcGTGAGAGGTGAAAGCTGTAACGGTGGTGCccaacaacaaaaagaaaaaatatccattGGGGGAATCGAACCCGGGTCCTCAGCGTGGTAGCACTAAGTGCTAACCACAAGACCACATTAACACTGATAGTGATTGATCGCAGACCTAAGTTGACTCAATTCCCCAAACCTCgagggaaagaaaaaaaaattagttcgGGCGCCAGACAAGTATGTACTTGCCACATATAATAATAAGATAATCACCCCGGAtagataaaataaacaaaagaaaaaccatccgttacatacatttatataataaagaaaaacaataaatttaatgcaatttcttt is a genomic window of Megalobrama amblycephala isolate DHTTF-2021 linkage group LG3, ASM1881202v1, whole genome shotgun sequence containing:
- the LOC125265803 gene encoding NACHT, LRR and PYD domains-containing protein 12-like codes for the protein MSFYEKKEEGVSVQAKRAGTPEPSCVSLKSDVSMGMPPEFSGEAVTSDPKGLLQVRSKCGVCEQVLRDPVSITCRHTFCKQCISCYWTKSSPSDFDCPQCRKRSRTRPVLQTDKVSGGSNSAGSALCYTQAILLKESKNLQQDSLVDDVLQRVKERHKTSMRNKYENLFEGNKLQENQTLLNRIYTQLYIIEGESEGVNKEHEVLQMEKTPRTQHSQIHCNDIFKSLTELGCEGKRREGSDKIKTVLTKGIAGIGKTVSVQKFILDWAEGRANQDVDFMFVLPFRELNLIKDYQYSIHKLLLDFLPELHDLDSNIYDECKVVFIFDGLDESRITLMFSDKQKVCDVNEFSSVGVLMSNLIRGELLPSALIWVTSRPAAANQIPSECINRVTEIQGFNDPQKEEYFKKRISDQHQASRIISHIRRSKSLHIMCHIPVFCWVSSTVLQNMLKQDDSAVIPQTLTEMYIHFLLIQINIRNQKYDERDPGKLLQFNREVILKLAELAFKQLKKGNIMFYEEDLRECGIDVIDASVYSGICTEIFKEESVIHQRKVYCFMHLSFQEFLAAVYVFYCYVINTVEALRFFNSLHNLLRGAVDKALESENGHLDLFLRFLLGISLESNQKLLKDLLTNTHSCSRSIEKTTACIKDKIKHGHNLSADRSINLFLCLFEMKDHTLYREIQEFLKSDKCSEKKLSSALCSTIAYMLQMSEEVLEELNPKKFNTTEEGRRKLLPAVKNCRKAILADCNLTDKSCEIVASALQSSNSVLRELDLSNNDLQDSGVKLLSDGLKSPNCQLEKLRLSGCMVTEEGCCCLASALSSNPSHLRELDLSYNYPGHSGVKMLSDRLNLPNSTLEILNLDHGESFRITPGLRKYACDLTFDLNTVNTHLILSENNKKATYLEEEQPYPDHPERFEHYEQVLCAESLTGRCYWEAEWSGWSHIAVTYRGINRKGGSDCRFGLNEKSWSLVCSGKNYYARHNNARTDIPAPSSCSNIIGVYLDQPAGSLSFYSVSSETGKMIHIYTFHCTFAEPLYAGFGVGVDGGSSVCLCEI